The Huiozyma naganishii CBS 8797 chromosome 6, complete genome genome includes a window with the following:
- the QCR7 gene encoding ubiquinol--cytochrome-c reductase subunit 7 (similar to Saccharomyces cerevisiae QCR7 (YDR529C); ancestral locus Anc_1.16) translates to MPQSFTSIVKTGDYILRSPLLSKLCVPLATKFVNLAGYRKLGLRYNDLFSEENPIVQTALRRLPEEQSYSRNYRIIRAHQSELTHHLVPRNEWVKAQEDVHYLLPYILEAESEAAEKDSLDHLEIRKA, encoded by the coding sequence atgccACAATCGTTCACATCCATCGTAAAGACAGGGGACTACATACTAAGGTCCCCGCTGCTGTCGAAACTGTGTGTCCCACTGGCCACAAAGTTTGTCAATCTGGCTGGGTACAGGAAACTGGGACTGAGATATAACGACTTGTTTTCCGAGGAAAACCCGATAGTGCAGACCGCCCTGCGCAGACTGCCAGAAGAGCAATCTTATAGCCGGAACTACAGGATAATTAGGGCCCACCAAAGCGAGCTGACACACCATTTAGTTCCCAGGAACGAATGGGTAAAAGCTCAGGAGGACGTTCACTATTTATTGCCGTATATTCTCGAGGCTGAGTCTGAGGCTGCTGAGAAGGATAGTTTGGACCATCTGGAGATACGCAAGGCCTAA
- the APA2 gene encoding bifunctional AP-4-A phosphorylase/ADP sulfurylase (similar to Saccharomyces cerevisiae APA1 (YCL050C) and APA2 (YDR530C); ancestral locus Anc_1.17), translated as MIAENLKQLIHEKYEGAVANGDLQLTESSVKKAKDKKSGVQYLVTCAPSLSEKPKGADQSGGDPFADPAPELVVSKDLNGDGEYQLLLNKFPVVPEHVLLATNEFKDQDSALTPAELLMAYKYICTLDDEDEDVRNLVFYNCGPLSGSSQRHKHLQSFVLPANFTPFQDNLCNGKEHFLPNLQNEPLQDEKVSFAHFVLPLPEQEQDVDEDLLAMCYISLLQRTLTFFQDWLNEKPDLVKSYNVLLTKRWICLVPRSKEASTTKEDGVALSINATGYAGMILAKDNETFQKLVTDPELMDKALFECGFPSTAGQKPSEYHY; from the coding sequence ATGATTGCTGAGAACCTTAAACAGTTGATTCACGAAAAGTACGAGGGTGCCGTTGCCAATGGCGATTTGCAATTGACCGAGTCCAGTGTCAAAAAGGCGAAGGACAAGAAGTCCGGTGTGCAGTATTTGGTTACCTGTGCCCCCAGTTTGTCCGAGAAACCCAAGGGGGCCGACCAGTCCGGTGGGGACCCGTTTGCCGATCCTGCGCCTGAGCTGGTCGTCTCTAAGGATCTGAACGGCGACGGCGAGTACCAACTGTTGCTGAATAAATTCCCAGTCGTGCCGGAACACGTGCTCTTGGCCACCAACGAGTTTAAGGACCAGGACTCTGCGCTAACGCCCGCGGAACTGTTAATGGCTTACAAGTACATCTGCACGCtggacgatgaggacgaaGATGTGAGGAATTTGGTGTTCTACAACTGTGGCCCACTGAGTGGATCCTCCCAGAGGCATAAGCATTTGCAAAGTTTCGTCTTACCGGCAAATTTCACACCTTTCCAGGATAACCTGTGCAACGGTAAAGAACATTTCTTGCCCAACTTGCAGAACGAACCCCTGCAGGATGAGAAAGTGTCATTTGCACACTTCGTGCTGCCCTTGccagaacaagaacaggacGTCGACGAGGATCTACTTGCCATGTGCTACATCTCGCTGTTGCAGAGAACACTGACTTTCTTCCAGGACTGGTTAAACGAAAAACCAGACTTGGTGAAAAGTTACAACGTGCTGTTGACCAAGAGATGGATATGTCTTGTCCCACGGTCAAAGGAGGCCTCTACTACGAAGGAGGACGGCGTCGCACTATCAATCAATGCCACAGGGTATGCGGGCATGATTCTCGCAAAAGATAACGAAACTTTCCAGAAACTTGTCACAGACCCGGAACTCATGGACAAAGCTTTGTTTGAATGCGGGTTCCCATCCACAGCAGGCCAGAAGCCTTCAGAGTATCATTACTAA
- the CAB1 gene encoding pantothenate kinase (similar to Saccharomyces cerevisiae YDR531W; ancestral locus Anc_1.18), producing the protein MTQTTQEINYTCDYTRRVFTIAVDIGGSLAKVVYSPVDSNRILFHTVETENIDNFIQLLHSIIEKHSSGHVDTTQLIATGGGAFKFHSRMQQEFHNVINGDIIQLDEMGCLIKGLDFFLRKVEDEIFTYNDQDGAQIVSINHDDRSIYPYMLVNIGSGVSILNVTEPNKFTRVGGSSLGGGTLWGLLSLITGAKTYDQMLTWAQHGDNTQVDMLVGDIYGTDYNKIGLKSSSIASSFGKVFQNRKLSLENSHETDEIPSSESVADQNTVVTSTKDIQQRNKKFQNEDICKSLLYAVSNNIGQIAYLQAKIHNVKKVYFGGSYIRGHLTTMNTLSYAINFWSDGSKQAFFLKHEGYLGAVGAFLSALEL; encoded by the coding sequence ATGACGCAAACCACACAGGAAATTAATTACACATGTGACTATACGAGGAGGGTATTCACGATAGCAGTGGACATTGGTGGTTCTCTGGCGAAGGTCGTTTACTCGCCAGtggacagcaacaggaTACTGTTCCACACTGTGGAGACCGAGAATATTGACAACTTCATACAATTGTTACACTCCATAATCGAAAAGCATAGCAGTGGTCATGTCGACACCACACAGTTGATCGCTacaggtggtggtgcctTCAAATTCCATTCCAGAATGCAACAAGAGTTCCACAATGTCATCAACGGTGACATTATCCAGCTGGATGAAATGGGATGCCTTATAAAGGGTCTTGATTTCTTTCTGCGTAAAGTGGAGGACGAAATATTTACGTACAACGATCAGGATGGGGCACAGATAGTAAGTATCAATCACGACGATAGAAGCATATACCCGTACATGCTGGTCAATATTGGTTCCGGTGTCTCGATATTGAACGTGACGGAACCAAACAAGTTCACGAGAGTAGGTGGATCTTCGCTAGGTGGAGGGACACTATGGGGGCTTCTCTCGTTGATCACCGGTGCAAAGACGTACGATCAGATGCTGACGTGGGCACAGCATGGGGATAATACACAGGTAGATATGTTAGTCGGGGACATATACGGCACAGACTACAACAAGATAGGCTTAAAATCTTCCTCCATAGCAAGCTCGTTtgggaaagtgttccaaAATCGGAAGCtttctttggaaaactcGCATGAGACGGATGAGATACCGAGTTCTGAGTCAGTCGCAGATCAAAATACTGTGGTCACGTCCACCAAGGACATTCAgcagaggaacaagaaattcCAAAATGAGGACATCTGTAAAAGTTTACTATATGCGGTCTCGAATAATATTGGACAAATTGCATACTTACAGGCAAAGATTCATAACGTAAAAAAAGTGTATTTTGGTGGATCATACATTAGAGGTCATTTAACGACGATGAATACACTAAGTTATGCCATCAATTTTTGGTCTGATGGGTCCAAACAGgcatttttcttgaagcaCGAGGGATACCTTGGGGCTGTCGGTGCATTCTTATCCGCATTGGAGCTGTAA
- the KRE28 gene encoding Kre28p (similar to Saccharomyces cerevisiae YDR532C; ancestral locus Anc_1.19) — protein sequence MPDQTRAKIGEDLRDLKSTNDDLYRESVQEHETELNSFLSEISHTVSNLSEDNDLISISGKQSPGDIIDHEAIPAKIKEFDQLLASLTSLYLEQESLDQFLRYTISSNDKEVLGLKSIHDMKYESLKNQIKILEGERLAETRSEVDALRSSITNLSKTISNSERDILSISKQTSAQIDSCFELLKERDTLKRMKIETESKEQEIDEYSVLNETIQTLKELKSLDRKIVLNSHNVKEMKVRTESNATSSVDTTELKNATEELERLLRLQEQALLPNSDPIKNLSVDYAGKIISFSMTDQFLVRIILDQFNCFERIEIIEHVGDDDKNFSDNVIRRHDHEDRVNTKYFRRKSIYAIIESLQDILV from the coding sequence ATGCCGGACCAGACCCGCGCGAAGATCGGAGAGGATCTACGAGACCTGAAGAGCACGAACGATGATTTGTATCGAGAATCTGTGCAAGAGCATGAAACGGAGCTgaattcttttttgagCGAGATCTCTCACACTGTATCAAATCTTTCCGAAGATAACGACCTTATTAGTATATCGGGGAAACAGTCACCAGGGGATATTATTGATCATGAGGCGATTCCAGCAAAgatcaaagagtttgatCAGCTCTTGGCGTCTCTTACAAGCTTGTACCTGGAACAAGAATCGCTTGACCAGTTTCTAAGGTACACAATCAGTTCCAATGACAAGGAGGTGTTAGGACTCAAATCGATCCACGATATGAAATACGAAAGCTTAAAAAACCAAATAAAGATTCTCGAGGGGGAGCGTTTAGCCGAAACAAGATCTGAGGTTGACGCGTTACGATCCAGTATCACCAATCTCAGCAAAACAATATCCAACTCCGAGAGGGATATTCTATCCATCAGTAAACAGACCAGTGCTCAGATTGATAGCTGTTTTGAATTATTGAAAGAACGAGACAcattgaagagaatgaaGATTGAGACAGAAAGTAAAGAACAGGAAATTGATGAATATTCCGTTTTGAACGAGACGATACAAACActcaaagagttgaaaagCTTGGATCGTAAAATTGTTCTCAACAGTCACAACGTGAAGGAGATGAAAGTGCGAACGGAAAGTAACGCTACTTCCAGTGTTGATACCACGGAACTAAAAAATGCAACTGAAGAACTTGAGAGATTGCTAAGACTGCAAGAACAGGCCTTGCTCCCCAATTCCGATCCCATAAAGAACCTGTCTGTGGACTATGCAGGAAAAATAATTTCATTTAGCATGACCGATCAATTTCTCGTACGTATTATTCTGGATCAGTTCAATTGCTTCGAAAGGATTGAAATAATTGAACACGTTGGTGACGATGATAAAAATTTCTCAGACAACGTCATACGAAGACACGATCACGAGGACCGTGTCAACACAAAATATTTCCGCCGCAAAAGTATATATGCGATTATCGAGTCTCTACAAGATATACTAGTTTGA
- the RBA50 gene encoding Rba50p (similar to Saccharomyces cerevisiae RBA50 (YDR527W); ancestral locus Anc_1.20) has product MDLLGDIVEKDVDFDSREEAVRGNKNGFPELYQPQKISSWKQRLRDKNVRAKTDKKALPNEKDTAVVPAAVPAATEAQRIHNENLAKIGNMSEEQILEERRQLLESLDPKLIRNLLQNVNKRLDQPLFAEIEGASGTWVGGANKNALNNLPSLSEDQVNKALEIPAREKKNNGDSHPQLEHAKDLYEVRDGNVEDADDIAPLEYQVAQSIDHMKNEDLLNDVHFMKKKNTPNEREGEPLDINDPDFNDKLHEKYFPDLPKDVDKLQWMQEVPSLPEDDGSKFVIDDVSKIRFDFRGNLVPPTRQIETTSRSALHHHSVDPQLAGYTLDELTRLARSTFASQRCIAIQTIGRILYKMGKQNYYQLVPEVEAETYKEEGNIRNIMNKIYSMFWDLIKDLQTIETLQLASDEHKTRSLSVRTYATDALWLWKKGGGDFRAEPNGGK; this is encoded by the coding sequence ATGGATCTACTGGGTGATATTGTAGAGAAAGATGTCGATTTTGATTCGAGGGAGGAAGCTGTCAGGGGGAACAAGAACGGATTTCCAGAGCTGTACCAGCCACAGAAAATATCCTCTTGGAAACAGCGATTACGCGACAAAAACGTGAGGGCGAAGACGGACAAGAAGGCACTTCCGAATGAGAAGGACACAGCTGTGGTCCCCGCTGCAGTGCCTGCTGCAACTGAGGCACAAAGAATCCACAACGAAAACTTGGCAAAGATCGGGAACATGTCGGAGGAACAAATTTTGGAAGAGAGAAGACAACTACTCGAGTCCCTCGACCCAAAATTGATCCGTAACCTGCTACAAAATGTCAACAAAAGGCTTGATCAACCTCTATTTGCGGAAATTGAGGGTGCCTCCGGCACTTGGGTCGGTGGTGCCAACAAGAATGCGCTTAACAACTTGCCCTCACTGTCGGAGGATCAAGTGAATAAAGCATTGGAGATACCTGCTagggagaagaaaaacaacgGGGACTCTCACCCCCAGCTGGAACATGCTAAGGATCTTTACGAGGTGAGAGACGGAAATGTGGAGGACGCAGACGATATAGCACCACTTGAATACCAAGTGGCTCAGTCTATCGATCACATGAAGAACGAAGATTTGCTAAATGACGTGCATTTtatgaagaagaagaatacaCCGAACGAGAGGGAAGGTGAGCCCCTGGATATCAACGATCCAGATTTCAACGACAAGTTACACGAGAAGTATTTCCCGGACTTGCCGAAAGACGTGGACAAACTTCAATGGATGCAAGAAGTACCTAGTTTACCAGAGGACGATGGTTCGAAATTTGTCATTGACGACGTGTCGAAAATCAGGTTCGACTTCAGGGGCAACTTGGTGCCACCAACAAGACAAATAGAAACGACATCCCGCTCAGCGTTGCACCATCACTCCGTCGACCCGCAATTGGCCGGCTACACGTTGGATGAATTGACAAGATTAGCCAGATCGACGTTTGCCTCGCAAAGGTGTATCGCCATCCAAACGATAGGAAGGATTCTGTACAAGATGGGGAAGCAGAACTATTACCAGCTGGTTCCGGAAGTCGAAGCAGAAACGTACAAGGAGGAAGGGAACATCAGAAATATCATGAACAAAATTTACTCCATGTTTTGGGACCTCATAAAGGATTTGCAGACCATCGAAACTTTACAGCTGGCGTCCGATGAACACAAGACAAGAAGCTTATCCGTCAGAACTTACGCGACAGATGCATTGTGGTTGTGGAAGAAGGGAGGCGGAGATTTCCGCGCGGAACCAAACGGAGGAAAGTAG
- the SNA2 gene encoding Sna2p (similar to Saccharomyces cerevisiae SNA2 (YDR525W-A); ancestral locus Anc_1.21), producing MHARDWFLVFIAVFVPPVAVWFKRGLGSKDFWINLLLFLLGFFPGLIHALYIISCHPYSEEGRIRVPDTEAGNAGDANEGYGTMA from the coding sequence ATGCACGCGAGAGACTGGTTTTTGGTGTTTATTGCGGTGTTTGTCCCCCCGGTGGCCGTGTGGTTCAAGAGAGGGCTTGGGTCGAAGGATTTCTGGATTaacctgttgctgtttttgcTCGGGTTCTTCCCAGGGTTGATACACGCCCTGTACATCATTTCGTGTCATCCGTACAGCGAGGAGGGCCGCATCAGAGTTCCAGACACAGAAGCGGGGAACGCGGGTGATGCCAACGAAGGTTACGGGACGATGGCTTGA
- the AGE1 gene encoding GTPase-activating protein AGE1 (similar to Saccharomyces cerevisiae AGE1 (YDR524C); ancestral locus Anc_1.23) — protein sequence MSSGSRQETHSAGRLHRDNARKKHFNEINFDKVNSRVLDAVQGISKANARCCDCNGTENVEWVSTNLLCVLCIKCSGVHRSMGSHISKIRSLTLDSFHSNAELLYLIENKINNETVNNIYEAQLSPRYKITPQAVDWQRLNFITNKYKLKKYVGGKCDSLQESLKQIVKAIQLNSIQLLQIALAQSDVSLKKISVEFNATMADSLFQFTLKHNEVVGGKHLFFITEYLLINDMNLDSKRDNFGRKGAVTPTTNKDAVVYWKSKWDTFGFEEPAPGATIEVTSQDDSALQLSTQDKKPPPNKSNSLSRKIVFGKKRWSLGYIPQKSQSLLLGRNKSMKPIKDEHNS from the coding sequence ATGAGCAGTGGTAGCAGGCAGGAAACGCATTCGGCGGGCAGGCTACACAGGGATAACGCGCGAAAGAAACACTTCAATGAGATCAACTTCGATAAAGTTAACAGCCGGGTGCTCGATGCGGTCCAGGGGATCAGCAAGGCGAATGCGCGGTGCTGCGACTGCAACGGGACCGAGAACGTGGAGTGGGTATCCACGAACTTGCTTTGTGTTCTTTGCATCAAGTGTTCTGGAGTCCATAGATCCATGGGCTCGCACATCTCCAAAATACGGTCTCTGACACTCGACAGTTTCCACTCCAACGCAGAGCTGCTGTACCTGATAGAAAACAAGATTAACAACGAGACCGTCAACAACATATACGAGGCACAGCTGAGCCCCAGGTACAAGATCACGCCGCAGGCGGTGGATTGGCAGCGCTTGAACTTCATCACCAACAAGTACAAGCTGAAGAAGTATGTTGGTGGGAAATGCGACTCCCTGCAGGAGTCCCTAAAGCAGATCGTAAAGGCAATCCAGCTGAACAGTATACAACTGTTGCAGATTGCTCTCGCACAGAGCGATGTGTCGTTAAAGAAAATTAGCGTCGAGTTCAATGCTACCATGGCGGACTCCCTGTTCCAGTTCACCCTCAAACACAACGAGGTTGTTGGTGGGAAACACCTCTTTTTCATAACGGAGTACCTCTTGATCAACGACATGAATTTGGACAGTAAACGGGATAATTTTGGGAGAAAGGGCGCAGTAACACCCACAACGAATAAAGACGCTGTAGTCTATTGGAAGTCGAAATGGGACACCTTCGGATTTGAGGAACCAGCACCGGGTGCAACAATTGAGGTCACGTCTCAAGATGATTCCGCTTTACAACTCTCCACACAGGATAAGAAACCACCTCCGAACAAATCAAACTCCCTGTCGAGAAAGATCGTCTTTGGGAAGAAGAGATGGAGCCTCGGTTACATCCCGCAGAAATCACAAAGCCTTCTTTTGGGGAGGAATAAATCGATGAAACCAATCAAAGACGAGCATAATTCTTAG
- the SPS1 gene encoding putative serine/threonine protein kinase SPS1 (similar to Saccharomyces cerevisiae SPS1 (YDR523C); ancestral locus Anc_1.24), with protein sequence MEIRELYNTLPPSTLFTIDKCVGKGNFGDVFKAMNNVTKEVVAIKIINLDDSEEETFEIIKEMRLMSLLKSPYIARYITTINEDYLMWIVMEYCGGGSARDLIKTCYREGLAENKVAFVVKSVLLGLQYLHAQHKIHRDIKAANILLTDSGLVKVADFGVSAEMRSTMKAKTFVGTPYWMAPEVVMNEGMGYNEKSDIWSLGITTYELLKGVPPLAKYDAIRVMRNIPKRKPPKLHGAYTNLVKHFIATCLIKDPEKRPSASELLEHDFMVKGPGNVENLKNEVSYLKFTKETQAVARKKSRYDINEQGEIHDSENCASEQVDDRSPIFELSTKQPPYKKESWVAQEVMSPPELNESSEDPSPISPNILKEKDSGISKNQTETPITMESAPFKKDGEDKKNTDHTVERLVNGCNGLTPFELGSGMEIDPETDSKRLTYEQNNVECSSDEPYKNAVSDHPKSNEQNVPDKLVEYELLNNFVHVVSPSLKRMESRATDSTTKTYVNSLLDTFAALEEVIPGFCDVFMEEINSRMEMVREYVVHKP encoded by the coding sequence ATGGAGATAAGAGAGCTGTACAACACATTGCCTCCTTCCACCCTTTTCACAATTGATAAATGTGTTGGGAAAGGTAATTTTGGAGACGTCTTCAAAGCAATGAACAATGTCACAAAAGAAGTTGTAGCAATTAAAATCATCAACCTGGACGAttctgaagaggaaacgTTTGAGATTATTAAAGAAATGAGGTTGATGTCTCTTTTAAAGTCACCATACATTGCCCGGTACATTACAACTATCAATGAGGACTATTTGATGTGGATCGTGATGGAGTACTGTGGGGGCGGCTCCGCTCGAGATCTGATCAAAACTTGCTACAGAGAAGGGCTAGCGGAAAACAAGGTGGCATTTGTTGTGAAAAGCGTATTGTTGGGACTACAATACCTACATGCTCAACACAAAATCCACAGGGACATAAAAGCTGCCAACATTTTGCTGACAGATTCAGGTTTGGTCAAAGTGGCAGATTTCGGTGTGAGTGCTGAGATGCGGTCCACAATGAAGGCCAAGACGTTTGTTGGGACACCGTACTGGATGGCACCAGAAGTTGTAATGAATGAGGGAATGGGGTACAACGAAAAATCCGATATTTGGTCCCTCGGAATTACAACGTACGAATTGCTAAAGGGTGTGCCACCTCTCGCAAAATACGATGCAATTAGAGTAATGAGAAACataccaaagaggaaaccaCCCAAACTTCACGGTGCGTATACAAACCTTGTTAAGCACTTTATTGCCACTTGTTTGATAAAGGACCCTGAAAAAAGACCTAGTGCCAGTGAGTTGCTAGAGCATGATTTTATGGTCAAGGGTCCTGGTAACgtggaaaatttgaaaaatgaGGTCTCTTACTTAAAATTTACTAAGGAAACGCAAGCAGTCGCAAGAAAGAAATCAAGGTATGACATCAATGAGCAGGGGGAAATCCACGATAGCGAAAACTGCGCGTCTGAACAAGTTGACGATAGAAGTCCGATATTTGAGCTCAGCACCAAACAGCCCCCTTACAAGAAGGAGTCATGGGTAGCTCAAGAGGTAATGAGTCCGCCAGAATTGAACGAGTCCTCAGAAGACCCTAGTCCAATATCTCCCAATATACTGAAAGAGAAGGATTCTGGTATTTCTAAAAACCAAACGGAAACACCAATTACAATGGAGAGCGCACCATTCAAGAAGGATGGTGAAGATAAGAAAAATACCGACCATACAGTTGAGCGGCTTGTAAATGGTTGTAATGGTCTCACTCCTTTTGAGCTGGGATCAGGCATGGAGATAGATCCCGAAACAGATTCGAAAAGGTTGACATACGAACAGAACAACGTTGAATGTAGTAGTGACGAGCCATATAAAAATGCAGTTAGTGATCACCCGAAGTCTAATGAGCAGAATGTACCTGACAAACTGGTAGAGTACGAGTTACTTAACAATTTTGTTCATGTTGTTTCTccaagtttgaaaagaatgGAAAGTAGGGCAACCGACTCTACAACAAAAACCTACGTAAATTCTTTGCTGGATACATTTGCAGCTTTAGAAGAGGTCATTCCAGGATTCTGTGATGTATTCATGGAAGAAATCAATTCACG